The genomic interval TCATTTAATTTAAGCAATTGTGCTTTGTCAACAGCAGTATTCAATTCTGGCAACCCACTGTTAACAAATTTAGGAAGTTTAATTTCATGAATTTGCGGAACTTTTTTATCAGGTACTTTTTGATAAGCTTTTTCTAAAGTCTCTTTCACATCTTTGTTTATCTTTTCAATATCTTCAGGCTTTAAAACGCCTTCATTTACAAGTTTTCCCCCGTATATCTTACTAACAGTTGGATGTTTACGAACCTTTTCATAAAGTTTAGGCTGAGTCATTGCAGGTTCATCCATCTCGTTATGTCCAAAACGGCGATAACCAATTAAATCGATTAAGAAATCGCTTTTAAATTTATTTCTATATTCCATCGCAATTTGGACTGCAGCTAAACATGCCTCTGGATCATCTGCATTAACGTGAACGATAGGAATTTCATATCCTTTTGCTAAGTCACTTGCATATTTTGTTGAACGAGAGTCCTGACTTTCTGTTGTAAAACCGATCATATTATTTGCAATAATGTGGATCGTTCCACCAGTTTGGTACCCATTCAATTTATTTAAGTTTAGTGTTTCTGCCACAATTCCCTCACCTGGAAAGGCAGCATCTCCATGAATTAAGATTGCCATGGCTTTACTAACATCTTGTTGTGGATATCCGTTTTTAGAACGGTCTTCTTGTGCTGCACGTGTATATCCTTCAACAATTGGATCAACAAATTCTAAATGACTTGGATTATTTGCTAATGTAACTTTTGCACGAACAGTATTCTCGTCTTTTATTTGCTTATTAGCTCCTAAATGATATTTAACATCACCGCTCCAACCATAGTTAATTCCCGTTGAACCTTCAGAAGGTACTAATTCTTTATTTGGAGCATGTTGGAATTCAGAGAAAATAATTTCATATGGTTTTCCTAGTACGTGTGCTAATACATTTAAACGTCCGCGATGAGCCATACCAATATTGATAGTATCAGTACCAAATTGAACAGCACTTGAAATTAATTCATCAAGAATTGGAACAAGCATATCCAAGCCCTCAATTGAGAAGCGCTTTTGTCCTACAAATGTCCGATGCAGAAATTGTTCGAATCCTTCAACTGCAGTTAATCTCTTTAAAATAGATGAACGTTTCTCTTGTGATAAGTCTTTAAAAATAGTTCCAGATTCAACCATTTGTAAAAGCCATAATTTTTCTTCATAATTTTGCACATGACTAAATTCGAATGCAATTGATTTTTTATAAACTTCTTTTAAGTATTGATAGGCTTCTAGGCCATTTGTTACATGTGCCGGAGCATCCTTACACAGAAGATGAGCAGGTATATCCTTTAAATCCTCTTCTGATAGATTGTATTCCTCTAATCGAAGAAATTCATTTCTACCGCTGCAATCTTCAAATGGATAAATAGACGCATTTAAATGTCCATGACTGCGAATTTTTGTCACTAGATTGACAGCTTCAGCAATTTTTGTCATTTTATCAGCACTAATAGTTTCATTGTCTGATGTAATTGACCCTTGATTCGTTTGTATAGAAGGAGATCCCCATTTTTCAAAGATTTCTTTTAATTCTATATCAATAGAGTTTGGATCAATTTTATATTGATCATATTGCTCCATGACATAGCCAAGGTTTGGACCATGGAAGTCTTCCCAAGGGAAATTTCGCTTCTGTATACCTTCTGACATCTAACATTACCCCCAACTATTAATAAATAATCAGAAAAAGTTTTTAATACGCAGGAAGGGCGATATTATCCTACAATATTATCCAATATTTCAAGTATAGTAGTATGATTATAAAACGCTTCCAAGTTCATTTTAACACTGCTAACTCTACATTCCAAGCTTGTATCACAAAAAAATCAAAAAATTTCTTACTTTTTTGTTGGCATATAAAAGAAGGTGTATTTTTTTGAATAGTTCGAATCATCTAACTACTTACTCAATTTTTCTTACTACCATCATACAATAAACTTTCGTAAAAGGTACAATTTTTATTATTTTGGTCTATTTAGAGTGTTAGAAAATCGCATGAAATAAAACAATACCTTTTCCACTTAAAAAAGCCCCTAATCTCTTATATAGAGCTAGGAGCTAGATTTTAAATTGATTTTAATAGTAACCTTTTTAATAATGGAAATAGTTGCTCTGGCAGCTCCTCAATCTTTTCAACAAAAATACTGTACTTACCATAAATATTTTGAATTGTTTTTTGTGTGCCTTCATCAACCTCACCATTTGCTAAAAACACGTTCATTACTTCTATTCCCTTTTTTCTGGCTTCTAGAACAGCTTCATGTGTATCTATTATTCCATTCCTCTCATAACCCATTGCAGCTGGTTCACCATCTGAAAAAACAAGAAGGAATTTTTGTGCCTCATTTCTTGATTTCAATTGATTTGACATATGTCTTATCGCATATCCGTCCCTGTTATCTTCCTCAGGTGATAACTGCATAACTTTTGGACCTGATTGATGTTTTAAAGAATCGTCAAAAGTTATCACAGTATGAAAATAATTTGGCTGATGTGTTTTAGACGCTTCATTTGTATCTTCCCAAAATCCAACAATTTGATGAGGAACTCTTACAGATTTTAATGTTTCATGAAATAGGATAATTCCTAACTTCGTCTGTTCCATTTTGTCGAACATTGAAGCCGAACAATCTACTAGAAGTGTAAAAACTGCATCAATTTGAGGTGATTTTTCTTGTTTTTTATAAAAAAGCTTTGGATTGTGATCTGTGAGCAGTCTTAACAGCTTCTTATTTAATCTTCCAATATGAAGGTCTGTTCTAGGCAGTGTTCTTTTATGTTCTAATGTTTTCTGAATCATTAACTTCAATTTTTTCTGAAATAGTAAAATACCATTTCTTTCTTTCTTATATTGTTCTATTTCAATCCCTGTAGGTGGTTTCGCACCTGTAAAAACTGGAACAGCATATTTATTTTCCTTTCCATATGAAAGGTCACCAGAAATCGAACGTTCTTCATGTTTCATTTCTTCTGCTTCAAGTTTCGAATAGTCATTTTTTTGAGCTTTCCCAGAAGTACCTTGAATCATCGCAAGTGCTTGATCACTGTCATCACCTTCTCGTACAATCCCATCTCCATTTAAATTTGTATTCGTTCCTTGCTCTAAGTCGAATTGTAAAAAGCTTTTCGTTGGTTTGCTTGTCTCACGGTGATATGTAGGCATTTTTTCGCTATTAACATTCTCATCGCCTTTTTTTACATCTTCAAGTTTATCTTTGTTTTTCAATTTCTTTTTTCTTTTTAGCTCATCAAAGAGCGTATTACTTTTCAATGTTTCATATGGTAAATCTGCCAAAAAGAAATACGTATTTAACATGTCCCGCTCAAGTAATTCCTCTAACACATCCATCATATCTTGAGCAATAGCGATGACTTCTCTTGTCGTTTTCGCTTCATAAACGAGGTACATTTTTGAAACTAGATATGACAATGCACGCCCAAATCCTTCTAATAATTCCGGTATATGCTCGCTTGGGGATTGGGCAGTAATATGCAAATAAAGATAATTAAACAGCGCATCTGTTAAAATACTACGTTCTTGATGGATGATAGCCTGGCTTTCAAAATATTTTCGATATAATGCCCTTCTCATCTGGAAAGCATGCTTGGTACCCGGTCTTTCTTTTTTACATAACTCTTCTAAACGTATATCTTCTAGGAGCATACATAATTGTTTTGCAAAGCTTTGAAACTGTAATTTCTTTGTATTTTCGATAAATTGGCCTATCTCACGAAAGTTTGTATGATGGAAATTCCCAATACTTCTAAGGTAAATATCACTTTTCAATGCTAGAATGGTTTCAACTTTTTCTCGATGATCCCAAAAATGACTGACATAAATTTTACCTTCAATAGGATCTAAATAGGATTGCACACTATAATCAACCTCAAAATCACTTTGCTTTGTAAGCGCCTTTGCCAGATCTGAAAGTTCCATAAATAAAAAGGAATCAACTTGTTGATCATTAAATTTTATAAATCTCATCGCTTTACCTCATTCGAATAACGTTTCAGCTAAATTTCGGATGGCAGCTTTTTCTCTTTCATCCTCTAGCTTATCTACTATTCCCCTTTCAATGGCGCGTAGAGGTGGTAAATATCTAGCTAAATCACAAGTGTCTATCAATGCGCGAATTGAAGCTGCCTCCTCTGAAACCTGGCCATTGTGTACGAGTGTTAGTAAGTCAGATGATAGCTTTGTAAATGTATCTAACTTCATTTGATCAGTAAGTTTTGATTGATTTTGCAAAACTGCTTTTAGTTCTTGTCCTTGAATATATGGTACATCGATGACCACAAACCGATTTTTTAATGCTTCATTTAACGGTACAGTACCAACATATCCTTCATTAATAGCTGCAACAACGCCAAAATATTCATTTGCCTTAATCACTTCACCGGTAAATGGGTTTGTGATCATTCTTCGATAATCAAGCACACCATTTAAAATTGGTAATGTCTCAGGTTTTGCCATATTAATTTCATCGATATATAGTAAATGTCCTCTTTTCATTGCTTTTACAACAGGACCAGATATAAATTCAATTTTTGTATCACCATTTTGATTTTCAATTGTTTTAAAACCGAGTAAAGCCTCTGCATCCATATCAATTGAACAGTTGATACTATGCATTGGTTGTTGAAAAATAGCTGATAATGTTTCCGCAAGTTTTGTTTTTCCTGAACCTGTTGGTCCTTTCAATAATACATTTTTACCTAGTGCAATAGCGATCATCGCATCCGTTAAAATTGATTCTTCAGATGGGGTATATCCACCTTTACCAATTAATAATGATTCTTCTTCACTTATTGAACGCAATGAACGAGATTTGATTAGTGATTTTATTTCTTCTGGTAGATTAAATGATTCTAAATGATTCATTACTATGTCCTTCTTTCATATCACAATTCTATGTTAAAACTACACCAACCACGATTATACTAGAAACGGGGTCTGTGTACAAAGTAAAGACATAAAAGGAAATTCTATCTATGAGTGAATTAATTTTGTAATTTTCCAATATTTTTTGTATCATGTATATTAGACGATAGTAAAATAAAGATAATAAAGAACTGGGGGATGGAAATGAAATTACGAGCTTCAAGAAAAGAATTAATTGATGTTGCTAAAGGATTAAAACCAGCTGATATTTATATAAAAGGCGGTAAAGTTGTAAACGTTTACTCGGGTGAGTATCTTGAACAAAACATTGCCATTTACAAAGATTGCATCGCATATGTTGGAGACAGTGAATTATCCATAGGTGACAACACACAAATCATTGATGCCGAAGAGATGTACATTTCACCCGGGTTTATTGAATCACACGCACATCCTTGGGTCATTTATAATCCTATCAGTGTTACGGAAAAAGTTTTGCCCCTTGGTACAACAACTACTGTAAATGATAATTTATTCTTCTATTTGCATATGGGTGTACAAGGCTTAAAAGAGTTAATTAAAGATTCTAATCTACTACCTGGACACTTTCTATGGTTAGTTCGTCTTGTTTCTCAAGCAGACTATCCTGGTGAAAAAGAATGGTTCCATCCTGAAAATATCCGTACCCTGCTAGATCTTGATGAGGTTGTTGGAAGCGCAGAAATTACGCGTTGGCCGTTACTTTATAATGGGGATCCATTTGTTCTTGATATGATTGATTATGTCAAACAAATCGGAAAAATTGCAGATGGACACAATGCTGGATGTTCATATGAAAAGTTAAACTCGATTGCTGCTTCTGGAATTAATGCCTGTCATGAAGCAATTACTGCTAAAGAAGCTTATGATCGTTTACGACTAGGTTTATGGACAGTATTAAGGAATAGCTCTTTACGTCCTGACCTTCACGAAATTATTAAACTCTTAACTGAAGGGAAAGTTAGTACTTCCCGTATTATTATGACAACTGATGGACCACATCCTTCATTTATTGATGAGGAAGGTTTTGTAGATGGGCTTGTTAGAAAGGCTGTCCAATTAGGAGTTCCTGCTATTCAAGCAATTCAAATGGTAACAATAAATCCCGCGACATACCTTAGATTGGATGAATATATCGGAGGGATTGCCCCGGGTAGACAAGCAGACATCCTGCTTCTACCTAATCTCAGCGACTTCAAGCCTGAATTGGTCATTTCAAAAGGACAAATTGTTGCTAAAAATGGTAAATTAACTACTAATCTTCCAGTATTTAATTGGGAGAAATATATGGTTAGAAAACCTTTTTCTATTTCAAAATCAGTTCTTGAAAATCGTGATCTTTACCGATATCCACATCAAGCAAATAATAAGCATATTCCTGTTGCACATTTTATGAGTACTGTAATAAGTAAACGAGTAGATACCCCTCTACCTTCTATTAATGGTTATGCAGATCTCTCACAACACGAAGATCTTATACAAGCAGCATTAATTGATCGGGAGGGAAACTGGGTCACACGCGGAATTCTTCAAAACTTTGCCCCTAAGCTAGATGGAATGGCTTCGACATACAACACGACAACAGAATTGCTGACAATGGGTAGGGACCCTAATGCTATGGCTATAGCAGCTGCACGTGTTTATGAAATGGGCGGGGGAATTGCCATTGTAGATGGGGATAAAATTGTTTTGGAGATACCTTTACCATTAACAGGTATGATGACAACCTCTTCTTCATTTGATCAAGCAACAAAATATCAAAATTCATTTCTAAATGCAATGAAAGAAAGAGGATACCCATTTCATGATATTTTATATTCTCTACTTTTCTTAACATGTGATTTTCTGCCAGGTCTTAGACTCATTCCACATGGTTTATATGAAGTAAAAACAGACACCATTTTGAACCCTGCTGGACCATTACCTTCTGTTAGAGTATAAAATGTATTAAAAAAAAGAACCTAGTAAGGTTCTTTTTTAAATTTAGATTGTCATTTAGTTTACAAAACGTTTTGCACCTAAATAACGTGCTTTCCAATAAGAATTATCTAAGTTAGAAATTGTTACACCTGAACTGCTTGCATGAATAAATTCATTATTCCCTAAATAAATTCCCATGTGTGAAGGGCCTGCTTTATAGGTTGTAAAATAAACAAAATCACCTGCAGAAGGATTGCTAATTGATTTCATTATATCCCAATATCCAGCTGTGCTTAATCGTGAAACAGATGTAACTTTATTTAACACATAATAAATAAATCCGCTACAATCAAAGCCTGAAGGTGTATTACCAGCCCACCTGTATGGTGTCCCCATTAGAGACTTAGCCTCACTAATCATTTTGTCAACCTTACTTGAGGAGTTTTCTACTTCTGGAGTTACCGTTTGGCTATTTTCAGGTTTACTAGCTCCACCTGAAAGTTTTAACACTTGACCCACTCTTATTACATCTGATTTAAGATTATTAGCTACTTTTATTTCTGCGACTGTTACATTAAATTGATTGCCAATCTTCCATAATGAATCACCTGATTTTACTGTATATGTAGAGTTAGCTGTACTAGTGTTTGCAGGTTGTTTAGTTGATTCCTGTGATCCTGTATTACTTTGCGTTTCTACAACTTCTTTATTAATAGTCAATTTTTGCCCTATTCTGATTAAATCGCTCGTTAAACCGTTTAGCTTTTTTAATTCACTTACTGAGGTATTATATGTTTTCGCAATAACCCATAATGAATCACCTGATTTAACTGTATACGTTGTTGCCTTTGAAGTTGTTTTTGGTGGTGTTTCAGTTTGGAGAGCAGGTTCAGAAGTTTTAGAATTTGTAGTTCCCGATATTTCTAATACTTGTCCAACTCTTATTATATCCGACTTTAAACCATTTAAATTTTTGATTGTGCTTACAGTTGTGTTATATTGCTTAGAAATTTCCCAAAGCGTATCACCGCTTTTAACTTTTACACTCTCTGCAGCTGCCATTGACGTAAATAAAGATGATCCTATAACAGCTGTTGCTGTCAATCCTAACAATTTATGCTTCATTTCTATTTGTACCTCCTAGACTTCTCTACTAAATTAGTTTAATAGATTCATAGACAAAAAACTACACTAATATTTAAGATATAGGTAATAAAAGCTAAAAATAGGTAAAAAGAAACAAAATTCTCCTTTTAATCATACAAAACTTTACAGATATAGACAATCATTTATTTGACAATTTAAAATGATCATAAAAGACTATTTATTCAATAAAAATAGGTAATAGTAGATTTTGAGATTCCACCATTACCTATTTTTATTTCATTTTTATGTATTTTAATAAGTGATTCATTTTGAACATATTACTTTATGTTCCTGAAATTTCTTTGTCATTCAGTTTAATTTAAGCGGTACTCATTGGATAAAGTGTTCCATTGATTGCAAAGGACATTTTGCCTGTCTCTTCTGAAACGACCAAAATAAGCGCATCTGAAATCTCAGAAAGTCCGATTGCAGCTCGATGCCTTGTCCCTACCTTTTCATTTCCAAAATTCTTAGATGTTAATGGTATTATATTTGCAGCTGACAGGATAAAATTACCTCTTATAAGAACTGCCCCATCATGCAAGGGATTTCCAGGAAAAAAATACTTTCAAGTAATCTATTTGATAAATCTGCATTTATTTGTATACCAACTTGAATATGGCTATCTATTCGGCTTTCGCGTTCAACTATAATTAAGGCACCATGTCGGCGATTGGACAAATTTTCAATCGCTTTTGCGATTTCGAAATAATTTCCAGTAAATTCTGCAATATAAGCCTGTAAGTAATATAATGAAGCTGATGACTGTATTTTATTGAATAATTCTTTTATTTGTGCAAGCTCACATAATAGACAATAATCTTTTTCTCCAATTGACTTCCTCATTAACTCCGTTTCAACAATAATTTTTTCTAAATGAAAAGAAATATGATTCCGAATGTTTATAAATGTGCCATTTAATTCCATTTTTTTACCCTCCTTATTATTAGTGTTATTAATTTTCAGGATAATATGAAAAATTTGTTCTACACCCCATCAAATTTAGAGTGCACGATAAATTATTTGCCTATTTGTCAAAGGCATATTCTTGCACCAGTAAAACTAATAATCATAATGACTTTAACGTATAATTCCCAATTTTTTCTACATACTATAATTGGAGGTTTTGCAAATGATGATACAAAAAGTTTTTCAATATATCTTTAGTATTCTTGGGATGCTTTCAT from Metabacillus sediminilitoris carries:
- a CDS encoding adenine deaminase C-terminal domain-containing protein; the protein is MKLRASRKELIDVAKGLKPADIYIKGGKVVNVYSGEYLEQNIAIYKDCIAYVGDSELSIGDNTQIIDAEEMYISPGFIESHAHPWVIYNPISVTEKVLPLGTTTTVNDNLFFYLHMGVQGLKELIKDSNLLPGHFLWLVRLVSQADYPGEKEWFHPENIRTLLDLDEVVGSAEITRWPLLYNGDPFVLDMIDYVKQIGKIADGHNAGCSYEKLNSIAASGINACHEAITAKEAYDRLRLGLWTVLRNSSLRPDLHEIIKLLTEGKVSTSRIIMTTDGPHPSFIDEEGFVDGLVRKAVQLGVPAIQAIQMVTINPATYLRLDEYIGGIAPGRQADILLLPNLSDFKPELVISKGQIVAKNGKLTTNLPVFNWEKYMVRKPFSISKSVLENRDLYRYPHQANNKHIPVAHFMSTVISKRVDTPLPSINGYADLSQHEDLIQAALIDREGNWVTRGILQNFAPKLDGMASTYNTTTELLTMGRDPNAMAIAAARVYEMGGGIAIVDGDKIVLEIPLPLTGMMTTSSSFDQATKYQNSFLNAMKERGYPFHDILYSLLFLTCDFLPGLRLIPHGLYEVKTDTILNPAGPLPSVRV
- a CDS encoding ATP-binding protein, whose product is MNHLESFNLPEEIKSLIKSRSLRSISEEESLLIGKGGYTPSEESILTDAMIAIALGKNVLLKGPTGSGKTKLAETLSAIFQQPMHSINCSIDMDAEALLGFKTIENQNGDTKIEFISGPVVKAMKRGHLLYIDEINMAKPETLPILNGVLDYRRMITNPFTGEVIKANEYFGVVAAINEGYVGTVPLNEALKNRFVVIDVPYIQGQELKAVLQNQSKLTDQMKLDTFTKLSSDLLTLVHNGQVSEEAASIRALIDTCDLARYLPPLRAIERGIVDKLEDEREKAAIRNLAETLFE
- a CDS encoding vWA domain-containing protein, whose translation is MRFIKFNDQQVDSFLFMELSDLAKALTKQSDFEVDYSVQSYLDPIEGKIYVSHFWDHREKVETILALKSDIYLRSIGNFHHTNFREIGQFIENTKKLQFQSFAKQLCMLLEDIRLEELCKKERPGTKHAFQMRRALYRKYFESQAIIHQERSILTDALFNYLYLHITAQSPSEHIPELLEGFGRALSYLVSKMYLVYEAKTTREVIAIAQDMMDVLEELLERDMLNTYFFLADLPYETLKSNTLFDELKRKKKLKNKDKLEDVKKGDENVNSEKMPTYHRETSKPTKSFLQFDLEQGTNTNLNGDGIVREGDDSDQALAMIQGTSGKAQKNDYSKLEAEEMKHEERSISGDLSYGKENKYAVPVFTGAKPPTGIEIEQYKKERNGILLFQKKLKLMIQKTLEHKRTLPRTDLHIGRLNKKLLRLLTDHNPKLFYKKQEKSPQIDAVFTLLVDCSASMFDKMEQTKLGIILFHETLKSVRVPHQIVGFWEDTNEASKTHQPNYFHTVITFDDSLKHQSGPKVMQLSPEEDNRDGYAIRHMSNQLKSRNEAQKFLLVFSDGEPAAMGYERNGIIDTHEAVLEARKKGIEVMNVFLANGEVDEGTQKTIQNIYGKYSIFVEKIEELPEQLFPLLKRLLLKSI
- the sucA gene encoding 2-oxoglutarate dehydrogenase E1 component, which gives rise to MSEGIQKRNFPWEDFHGPNLGYVMEQYDQYKIDPNSIDIELKEIFEKWGSPSIQTNQGSITSDNETISADKMTKIAEAVNLVTKIRSHGHLNASIYPFEDCSGRNEFLRLEEYNLSEEDLKDIPAHLLCKDAPAHVTNGLEAYQYLKEVYKKSIAFEFSHVQNYEEKLWLLQMVESGTIFKDLSQEKRSSILKRLTAVEGFEQFLHRTFVGQKRFSIEGLDMLVPILDELISSAVQFGTDTINIGMAHRGRLNVLAHVLGKPYEIIFSEFQHAPNKELVPSEGSTGINYGWSGDVKYHLGANKQIKDENTVRAKVTLANNPSHLEFVDPIVEGYTRAAQEDRSKNGYPQQDVSKAMAILIHGDAAFPGEGIVAETLNLNKLNGYQTGGTIHIIANNMIGFTTESQDSRSTKYASDLAKGYEIPIVHVNADDPEACLAAVQIAMEYRNKFKSDFLIDLIGYRRFGHNEMDEPAMTQPKLYEKVRKHPTVSKIYGGKLVNEGVLKPEDIEKINKDVKETLEKAYQKVPDKKVPQIHEIKLPKFVNSGLPELNTAVDKAQLLKLNEELVKWPEDFNVFPKLQKILDKRAKALSEEGKVEWALGETLAFASILEDGTAIRLSGQDSQRGTFAHRHLVLHDVENGNSYLPLHRLGNAKASFTVHNSPLSEGSVLGFEYGYNVFAPETLVLWEAQYGDFANAAQVFFDQFIAAGRAKWGQKSGLIMLLPHGFEGQGPEHSSGRLERYLQLAAEDSWQVANLTSAAQYFHILRRQADLLKREEVRPLVIMTPKSLLRNPKTVSSINELSEGEFKPVIEQPGLGNAPEKVKRLVLCSGKIAIDLEDKLHSLEGNQDWVHILRVEELYPFPKEIISSIIKRLPSLEEIYWVQEEPQNMGAWLFIDPRLREIAPEGVPVRYIGRRRRQSPAEGDPTIHKKTQERIVTSALTENVLDQSFVELK
- a CDS encoding C40 family peptidase, with translation MKHKLLGLTATAVIGSSLFTSMAAAESVKVKSGDTLWEISKQYNTTVSTIKNLNGLKSDIIRVGQVLEISGTTNSKTSEPALQTETPPKTTSKATTYTVKSGDSLWVIAKTYNTSVSELKKLNGLTSDLIRIGQKLTINKEVVETQSNTGSQESTKQPANTSTANSTYTVKSGDSLWKIGNQFNVTVAEIKVANNLKSDVIRVGQVLKLSGGASKPENSQTVTPEVENSSSKVDKMISEAKSLMGTPYRWAGNTPSGFDCSGFIYYVLNKVTSVSRLSTAGYWDIMKSISNPSAGDFVYFTTYKAGPSHMGIYLGNNEFIHASSSGVTISNLDNSYWKARYLGAKRFVN